The DNA sequence TGGAGAAGTACGTTTACTTGATCACCCTGAGTTTGGCGATGGTGATACTTTTAGTATTAACAGTGCCGAAATGTCAGTGGCTTTGATGCCTTTGTTTAGTAAAAACGTAGAAGTTGGCGATATTTCAGTTGAAGGTTTACGCTTACGCCATCAAACCAACGCTGATGGCTCTAGTAATCTTGATGATTTAACTAAGGGTGACGCACAACCCGCGCCAACAACTGGGGAAACAGCTGACACTTCAGCTTCTTCGGCTACGAGCGAATGGAGCATTAGCCTGTCAGGTATTACCCTCAGTGACGCCAATATCGAGCTCATCGATCTTAAACAAAACAAAACGCAGAAGCTTGGCCCAGTAAACTTTGCCCTTGAAGGCTTGGAGCTCGACCAAGATAACAAATTTACTTTTTCGTTAAACTTCAGTGATGGCCAGTTGGCGGTAGAACAACAGGCTGAGGGTTTACTGTTTGTCGCAAGTGACTTTAGCAAAGTAGCTTTAAAAGCAGTCAGTAACAGTATCTCACTAAAAGGGGAAACGATTCCTAATGGTGCGATGAAAGTTCAAACCGATTTTAGTCTTGCTTATCTTGTTGAAGCAAAAACTGTCGAATTGAGCGATCTTGCGGTAGATATCGATGGTAACACTCAACTAAACGGCAGTAGCCGGGTCGTGTTAAATGAAATTCCCGACATTTCATTCGACCTAACTATTCCATTACTAGATACCGCTAACTTTATTGCTGAGACTGATAACACAACATCTAATAATGACAGTAATGATTCCGCCAAACCAAAAAATGAACCAGAACAAGAACCTGACCTTAGTGCGCTTAACACCATCAATTTGGATGGCGTTCTGAGAATAACTCAATTTCAACATCAAAAATTGCATATAGAAAATATCAAGCAACAGTTGAGCATTGATAAAGGGATCTTACGTGTTCAAGAGCTAAGCGCCGATTTGTATGATGGTAAATTGGCAAGCAGTGCAGTTATTAATGCCCAAAAACCTGTAGCCAGTTATTCTATGAAGGCTACTTTGTCAGGTGTCCAAGCTAGGCCTTTGCTCACAGATGCTGCTGATTTCGAATTTATTGCTGGAGGCTTAAACGTCGACCTCAATCTGAAAGGTGTGGGTTTAACGCCTACGGCGGTAAAACAAAAAATTTCTGGTCCGATAAACGCCACCTTTACTGACGGTGCAGTGTATGGAGTGAATATTCCACAAATGATCCGTAGTGCCAAAGCATCAATGAAAGGTGGGGATAAACAGCAAGCTCAGCAAGAACAAAAAACCGATTTTAGTGAGCTGCTAGTCAAGGCGACGTTGGGAAATTCCTTGGCTAGTGTAAAGCAAATGCAAATGTCTTCGCCGCTGTTACGTATTGATGGCAAAGGCAACTCGCATCTTATTAAAGAAAGTTTAGACTTTAGTTTCGTCACCAAAGTCGTTGCCAGTTTAGAAGGGCAGGGCGCCGACAATGATTTGGCAGGATTAGATATTCCTATCAATGTAAAAGGTACTTGGTCGGAACCCAAAATAAACCTAGATATGAAGAAGCTATTTGAAAGCCAAGCAAAAGACGCGGTTAATAAAGAATTAAATAAAGCGTTAGGCGATAATGAAGATAGTAAAAAGCTACTGGATAGCTTAGGTGGTTTTTTCAATTAAACATGATGGGGCTTTAGTTGGCCCCTTTGTTTTACGGCGAAGGATGCATAGTGAATAAAATACCTGGAGTTAAATCTATTCTAGTGGTTTGCATGGGCAATATATGTAGGTCGACCACAGGCGAAGCTGTATTAAGAACCAAGCTTAAGCAGAAAAAACTGAAAATAAAAGTGGACTCTGCGGGTACCACCGATTACCACCATGGGGATAAACCCGACCCCAGAGCGGTTCGAGTTGCCGAAGATAAAGGCTATAGTTTTAAAGGTATACGCTCTCGAAAGGTTTTGATTAAAGATTTTGCCAAATTTGACCTGATACTTGCTTCAGATAATAAGAACTTAGCTTACCTAGAGAAACACTGCCCTCATCAGTTTAGTAGCAAACTGGCATTGTATCTGCCATCAGGTGGAAGTGATACCTTAGAAATTCCTGACCCTTACTACGGCAGCGTGCAGGGTTTTAAAACGGTGCTGGATTTAATTGAACAAGCAAGTGACGGTTTGATTGAACGCTTAACACCCTAAAATCCCCCCCAATTCGCTAAACGCTATATTGCTTTCTATTTTGTCCTAAGCCTTTTTAAGGCTATTTTATTGCACGGTACAAATTTACCTGATCAGCCAATGAGATAGCGCGTGTCAGAAAGCTATGCGGCTCTGTGTTACAGCAATCGATTATTAATGGTTTTGTTACTATGGCTTTGCTGCTATACTCTTTGGGTTTTGTGCCTAATAAGTAGTAGAGAAATAGATGAGAGTTGAGACAGATATAAAGCTTGGTTTTAAAGACGTTTTAATCAAACCTAAGCGTTCAACACTGAAGAGTAGATCTCAGGTTGTACTTGATCGGAAGTTTACCTTTAAACATACCGGTAGTCAATGGGAAGGTGTGCCTGTTATTGCCGCAAATATGGATACTGTGGGAACCTTTGGCTTAGCGGCAGCCTTAGCTGAACATAAAATGATGACGGCAGTACATAAGCATTACTCGATTGCTCAGTGGTCTGAGTTTCTAGCGAATATGGCGCCTGAGAAAATCAAATACTTGATGGTAAGTTGCGGTACTTCAGACGCAGAGTTTGAAAAAACTAAGCAAATTTTGGCTCTTAATAAGCATCTTCAGTTTATATGTGTTGATGTTGCTAATGGCTACTCAGAGCATTTTGTGAGTTTTGTTCGTAAGATGCGTGACACCTTTGCTGATAAGGTTATTGTTGCGGGTAACGTGGTTACCGGTGAAATGGTAGAAGAGCTCATCTTAAGCGGTGCCGATATTGTTAAAGTGGGCATTGGCCCGGGCAGTGTGTGTACCACTCGGGTGAAAACCGGTGTAGGTTACCCGCAGCTGTCAGCCATTATTGAATGTGCCGATGCGGCTCATGGCCTTGGTGGACAAATAGTGGGTGATGGTGGTTGTACTCAAGCGGGCGATGTGGCCAAGGCGTTTGGCGGCGGAGCTGATTTTGTGATGTTAGGTGGAATGTTGGCTGCGCATAAAGAAAATGGCGGCGAAGTCGTCGAAGAGAACGGCCAGCAGTTCATGAAATTTTATGGCATGAGTTCACAAACAGCGATGGATAAGCACACCGGTGGGGTGGCAGAATATCGAGCCTCTGAAGGTAAAACAGTTTTGCTTCCTTATAAAGGCAGTGTTCAACTTACCGTACAAGACGTATTGGGCGGGGTTCGTTCTGCGTGTACTTATGTAGGGGCGTCTGAACTTAAAGAGTTAACTAAGCGCACCACATTTATTCGAGTTCAAGAACAAGAAAATCAAGTGTTTGGTATTACCAAAGTATAAATTTGTGGGTTCACAAAATGAACACAAGACCCTAAAGGAAACCTTTTAGGGTCTTTTTTATTTAGCGAATAACTTGAATTAACTGGTGCGAATGCTTAGCCGGTATTTTGACGGGTGACTGAGTGATAGCGGTTTCAATGCAAATGAAGTGGTCAGCACTATGTAGGTCAGCCATGTTGTCAGCTAATTTTTTACCGGGGTTCCACACTACTACGCTGTCATGACCGCGGTGTTCAATCTCTACTGTTGAATTATCCCAGCTTAAATGACTAATATTTTTGGGCTTTAGGTAGATTCGGTCGGTTTCTTCACTTAGTTCAAACTGTGTTACATCGTATTTTGTCTGTTGGCTGACAGAATCAATATATTGATCGCCAAGTGATCCGATGTGTAATTTTTTTACATCAGTTATGAAATAACTATGCAATGCGCCAGTGATTTCAAATTCGGTCGGGCTGTTGTTGGTGGTCGTTAGTTCAATGCTAGCTTGTTCACCGAGGGTGAATTTACAGCTTAAGGCAATTTCTGGTGTTGAATCATGGCACAGGGTAAGTATCAGTTGGCAGTATTGCTCGGTTGTTTTAATGGTATCTAGTGACCATTGGCTGGTTCTAGCAAAGCCATGTCTTGGGTAGGTGTCACCTCCCAAGGTACCAAAACAGGGCCAGCAAATAGGAATGCCTCCGCGAATCGCTTTTCCCCTGGTGAATTCGCTACTGTCGCTAAGCCATAATTTTTCTTTGCCGGGATTAGGTCGGTAACTGACTAAGTGAGCCCCTTGCTGGGCAATAAGTGCTTTTGCTTGTGGATGATCGACCCAATAAAACAGCATACCTTCTTCGTTACGCACTTCAAATACAGCGTTATCTAGCTGTTTAACGACTTTAAGTTGTAATCTTTCAAGGACCATAAATTGCACCTATAAAAAAAGCGACCCTAAGGTCGCTTTATTAGTCTAGCTTAAAGCTACATTTCTTATTTAGAGATGTGAGCGATTAAGTCTAGAACTTTGTTTGAGTAACCGATTTCGTTGTCGTACCAAGATACAACTTTAACGAATTTGTCAGTTAGAGCAACACCAGCTTTTGCATCAAATACAGAAGTCTGAGTTTCACCGATGAAGTCTTGAGAAACAACTTGGTCTTCAGTGTAACCAAGAACGCCAGCCATTTCGCCTTCTGAAGCAGCTTTCATAGCAGCACAGATTTCTTCGTAGCTTGCAGCTTCTTTAAGGTTAACTGTTAGGTCAACTACAGAAACGTTAGCAGTTGGTACGCGGAAAGCCATACCCGTTAGTTTGCCGTTTAGCTCAGGAAGTACAACGCCTACAGCTTTAGCTGCACCAGTTGAAGATGGGATGATGTTTTGAGAAGCACCACGACCACCGCGCCAATCTTTAGCAGAAGGACCGTCAACAGTTTTCTGAGTTGCAGTAGTAGCGTGAACAGTAGTCATAAGACCAGATTCAATGCCCCACTTGTCGTTTAGTACTTTAGCGATAGGTGCTAAACAGTTAGTTGTACAAGAAGCGTTAGAAACGATGTCTTGTCCAGCGTAAGACGCTTGGTTTACGCCCATTACGAACATAGGAGTCGCGTCTTTAGAAGGACCCGTTAATACTACTTTCTTAGCGCCAGCAGTGATGTGCTTACGAGCAGTCTCGTCGGTTAGGAAGATACCTGTTGCTTCAGCAACAACATCAACACTAATAGCATCCCATTTTAGTTCTTCTGGGTTACGCTCTGCAGTAACACGAACAGTGTTGCCGTTTACTACAAGGTTGCCGTCAACTACTTCTACAGTACCGTTGAAACGACCGTGAGTTGAGTCATACTTAAGCATGTAAGCCATGTATTCAACGTCGATTAAGTCGTTGATGCCTACGACTTCGATGTCGTTACGCTCAACAGATGCACGGAATACGAAACGTCCAATACGGCCAAAACCGTTAATACCAACTTTAATTGTCATAGTGATACCTAATGTTCCTAGTTGTTAACAGATGTATAATTTGGTTGTAAACTTACAACATTCTGAAATTTGTTCAAGTCGAATCGACAATTAATTTGCGCAACATCAATTAATGATTCAAAAATGTACAAGCTACAATTTGCAGAAAGAAGTATTGACGTAGACTTAAAAAAAAACAATCAATATCAGTGAATCTCAGATAAAATTAATTTGGTGAAGTTTGTGCTAGATCGATAAAACAAGCTTTAGGATGAGTACAATACACGCGCAAAAAAATAATAATTAGTTCTATACAAAGCAATAACTCGGGAAATGTTATGTCAGATCAAATCATTGAACAGTTGGTAAAGCTTCGCGGCATCGAAACCAGCTACGTAGATGCTTGGGGTAATGCGGCTGAAGTCGTGCCTGAAAGCAAGTTAAAATTATTGAAAGCACTCGGTTACCCTGTAGATAACGCAGAGCAATTAGCCCAACGTTATGAAGAGGACGTACTGAATTACTGGCAACAAGTAATGCCAGTAGTAAAAGTAGTGAGAGTCGCTCCGCAATATCCTCTGGAAATTCGTGTTCCTATTGAGCTAGCCAATAAGAGTTTTAATTGGAAGCTGCAAACTGAGCAGGGTGAAGAATTCAAGGGGCAAATCGTTCCTGTTGATGGTGAGCTTATCGAAGCTCATGCCATTAATGAAGCAGAATACCAAGCTTATCAAGTTCCACTAGAGCTAGAATTACCTATTGGTTACCACTCTTTAAGTATCTCGTTAAAGGGCGGACGCAAAGTATTGGCTGAAACACGTTACATTGTTGCGCCACAAGCGGCATATATTCAACCTAGTATTGCCAACGGTAAAAAAGTTTGGGGCCCTAGCGTTCAACTTTACTGTCTACGCAGTGAAACAAACTGGGGTATTGGCGATTTCAGTGACTTACAAGTATTAGTTAAAAATATTGCTGAAAAGGGTGGTGACTTTGTTGGTTTAAACCCAATTCACTCTTTGTACCCAGCAAACCCAGAAGCTGCTAGCCCTTATAGCCCGTCTTCGCGTCGCTGGTTAAACGTAGTTTACATCGATGTTAAAGCCATTGCCGAGTTTGAAGCTTCTGAAGCGGCTGAATTAGTCGCTAGCAGTGCTTTTCAGAATCGCTTAGAGCAACTTCGCAGTAGCGAATGGGTAGATTACACTGGTGTCACTGAAGCCAAGTTAGAAGCGCTTAGACTTGTCTTTAAACAGTTCCAAACTGTTCAAAAAGGCCGCACTAAACGCGCTAATGCTTTCCGTTCTTTTGTTAAAGAAGGCGGCGAAAGCTTAGCTGCTCAGGCAACTTACGACGCATTACAAGCTCACTTGTATGACGCGATTGGTAACGCTTGGGGTTGGCCAGCATGGCCAGACGAATATAAAGAATACCATTTACCAGCAGTCGCAGAGTGGGTTAAAGCTAACCAGGAAGCGGTAGATTTTTATCTGTGGTTACAGTGGATGGCTGATGAGCAATTAGCTGCGGTTGATGCTGTTGCTAAAGATTCTGGTATGGCAATGGGCCTTTACCGCGACCTAGCCGTAGGTGTTAGTGAAGGTAGTGTAGAGATTTGGGCAAATGGTGACCTTTACTCGCTAGACGCAAGTGTAGGCGCTCCGCCAGATATTCTTGGTCCATTAGGTCAAAAGTGGGGCTTGCCTCCGATGGACCCAGCAGTGCTTGAGGAACAGCAATATCAACCCATGATTGATTTGTTCCGCTCAAACATGCGTTCATGTGGTTCATTACGTATTGACCACGCAATGGCGCTGTTACGACTTTGGTTAGTCCCTAATGAAGATTCTGCTGATAAAGGTGCTTACCTTTATTACCCCATCCAAGATCTATTAGGCATTTTGGTTCTAGAGAGCCACAGAAATAAATGTCTCATCATTGGTGAAGATTTAGGCACGGTGCCTGACGGCATATTTGAAATACTTCAAGAGAACGGTGTTCACTCTTACCGTATATTCTTCTTTGAACAAGCTGAAGATGGTGGCTTCATTTCACCGGCTCATTATCCAGTTCAGGCGATGTCTGCAGTGACAACCCACGATATGCCAACCCTACGTGGTTTTTGGCATTGTGATGATTTAGCACTAGGTCGCGAGTTAGGCATTTACCCTGACGAAGACGTATTGCAAAGTCTTTATAAAGATCGCCATGAAAATAAACAGAAGCTACTAGATACCTTACATGGTCATCAAAGCATTCCTGATTATATTTCACATGATGTAAATTGGGTTGGTATGGATCGTGGCTTGAACTTCGGTATTCAAGTGCATATGGCAAAGGGCAGTTGTAGCCTATTGTCTGTCCAATTAGAAGATTGGATGGAGATGGACAAGCCTGTTAACGTACCTGGCACTTCAGCTGAATATCCAAACTGGCGACGTAAGCTAACTTGGAATCTTAGTGACTTGTTTGCGAGTAACGATGTCCAACAATTAATGCAGTCACTGACCGATGCTCGTAACAAAGCTAGTTAGTTATTGTTCATAATATAAGCAAGCGCTCTTCGGAGCGCTTTTTTTTTGCCATGAAAATGTTTTCTATCTCACTTTAGTGGCCATAAAAGCAGAAAACATTGCTCAGTTGCGCTAACCTAAGTTTAATGACCAAATCCCCTTATTCTCAGGATCTTAAGGTAAGTAAACAATGAAACGATCTTTGTCTTCACATGTTTCTCAATTAGTTCAACAATTATCTAGTGTTCGCTTAGGTGAGCCTTTCAATGCTTTAGGCTTATTAGACGATAAAAATGGCAAGGGTATGCTGCTTCGAGTTTGGCAACCCGACGCCAAAGCCATCACTGTAATGAGCTTAGCTGGCGAAGTTATAGGCACCATGGAGCAATTGTCGACTCAGGGCTTATTCGAGCTCAAACTAGACAATCGTCAACGATTTACTTATCAGCTTGAAGTTGATTATGGTGATACCAAAACCACCGTTATCGACCCTTATCAATTTACTGAACAGGCCTACGATGGCCTAGCAACAATGACCCACGCCCCGCAAAATCTCTATGAGGTTTTAGGCGCTCAAGTTAAATCTTATGAGTTTGAAGGACAAACCGTAAAGGGTGTTAGGTTTGCGGTTTACGCTCCGAGTGCTTCAAGCGTCAGTTTGATTGGTGATTTCAATCACTGGGACGGACGTTGTTTGCCAATGCAACGCTCTCTAGATGGCCACTGGGTACTTTTTGTACCTGGTTTATCGGCAGGCATTAAGTACAAGTATGAACTGAAGGATCGGCACGGTCATTCACTACCGCATAAAACAGATCCGGTGGGTTTTAGTTCTGAGCAATATCCTTCTTTTGCTTCGGTAGTATGGGATCACGATCAATACCAATGGGGTGACCAAGCCTGGATCGAGTCTCAAAAAACCGATAAACGCTATCAGCCAATGAGTATTTACGAAGTCCATTTAGGTTCTTGGAAGCGTAAAATAGAAGATACCGGTAACAATTATCTCAGCTATCGAGAGCTTGCCGTAGAGTTAGTTAATTACATTAAAGAAATGGGCTATACCCACATTGAGGTTTTACCTATTTCAGAGTTTCCCTTCGACGGATCTTGGGGGTATCAACCAATTGGCTTGTTTGCTCCAACCAGTCGATTTGGCAACCCAGATGATTTCAAATTCTTAGTTGATCAATGTCACCAAAATGGTATCGGCGTTATTGTTGATTGGGTTCCTGCACACTTCCCGAGTGATTCGCATGGTCTTGCCCAGTTTGATGGCACCCATCTGTATGAGTATGAAGATCCACGTCGTGGCTGGCATAACGATTGGAACTCATACATATATGATTTTGGTCGCGATACGGTGCGTCAATTCCTAGTCGCTAGTGCATTGATTTGGCTAGATAAATTTCATGTTGACGGCTTACGTGTTGACGCCGTTGCATCGATGCTGTACTGGGACTACTCTCGTGAAGAGGGAGAGTGGGTGCCTAATATTGACGGTGGCAACCACAACTACGAAGCAATTAGCTTGCTGAAGTGGTTTAACGAAGAAGTGTACCGTCAGTACCCGCATGCGATGACGATAGCTGAAGAATCGACAGCATTTGCAGGGGTATCACGTCCTACTTTTACTGGTGGTTTAGGCTTCGGCTTTAAATGGAATATGGGTTGGATGCATGATTCTCTCACTTATATGCAAAAAGATCCGGCTTTTAGAAAATACCATCACAACGAAATTACCTTCGCAATGGTCTATAACTACGACGAGAACTTTGTATTACCGATATCTCATGATGAGGTGGTTCACGGTAAAGGTTCGTTATTAGGGAAAATGCCGGGTGACGAATGGCAACAGGCCGCTAATTTAAGAGCATATACCGCTTTCATGTTTGCTC is a window from the Agarivorans sp. TSD2052 genome containing:
- a CDS encoding AsmA family protein; the encoded protein is MKKLLYGLAIVFVVIILAVVIAVSLVNTDDIKQLLVEKTKQATGRELIIEGDLGWRFFPSIGFELGEVRLLDHPEFGDGDTFSINSAEMSVALMPLFSKNVEVGDISVEGLRLRHQTNADGSSNLDDLTKGDAQPAPTTGETADTSASSATSEWSISLSGITLSDANIELIDLKQNKTQKLGPVNFALEGLELDQDNKFTFSLNFSDGQLAVEQQAEGLLFVASDFSKVALKAVSNSISLKGETIPNGAMKVQTDFSLAYLVEAKTVELSDLAVDIDGNTQLNGSSRVVLNEIPDISFDLTIPLLDTANFIAETDNTTSNNDSNDSAKPKNEPEQEPDLSALNTINLDGVLRITQFQHQKLHIENIKQQLSIDKGILRVQELSADLYDGKLASSAVINAQKPVASYSMKATLSGVQARPLLTDAADFEFIAGGLNVDLNLKGVGLTPTAVKQKISGPINATFTDGAVYGVNIPQMIRSAKASMKGGDKQQAQQEQKTDFSELLVKATLGNSLASVKQMQMSSPLLRIDGKGNSHLIKESLDFSFVTKVVASLEGQGADNDLAGLDIPINVKGTWSEPKINLDMKKLFESQAKDAVNKELNKALGDNEDSKKLLDSLGGFFN
- a CDS encoding low molecular weight protein-tyrosine-phosphatase, with product MNKIPGVKSILVVCMGNICRSTTGEAVLRTKLKQKKLKIKVDSAGTTDYHHGDKPDPRAVRVAEDKGYSFKGIRSRKVLIKDFAKFDLILASDNKNLAYLEKHCPHQFSSKLALYLPSGGSDTLEIPDPYYGSVQGFKTVLDLIEQASDGLIERLTP
- a CDS encoding GMP reductase, whose translation is MRVETDIKLGFKDVLIKPKRSTLKSRSQVVLDRKFTFKHTGSQWEGVPVIAANMDTVGTFGLAAALAEHKMMTAVHKHYSIAQWSEFLANMAPEKIKYLMVSCGTSDAEFEKTKQILALNKHLQFICVDVANGYSEHFVSFVRKMRDTFADKVIVAGNVVTGEMVEELILSGADIVKVGIGPGSVCTTRVKTGVGYPQLSAIIECADAAHGLGGQIVGDGGCTQAGDVAKAFGGGADFVMLGGMLAAHKENGGEVVEENGQQFMKFYGMSSQTAMDKHTGGVAEYRASEGKTVLLPYKGSVQLTVQDVLGGVRSACTYVGASELKELTKRTTFIRVQEQENQVFGITKV
- a CDS encoding D-hexose-6-phosphate mutarotase — encoded protein: MVLERLQLKVVKQLDNAVFEVRNEEGMLFYWVDHPQAKALIAQQGAHLVSYRPNPGKEKLWLSDSSEFTRGKAIRGGIPICWPCFGTLGGDTYPRHGFARTSQWSLDTIKTTEQYCQLILTLCHDSTPEIALSCKFTLGEQASIELTTTNNSPTEFEITGALHSYFITDVKKLHIGSLGDQYIDSVSQQTKYDVTQFELSEETDRIYLKPKNISHLSWDNSTVEIEHRGHDSVVVWNPGKKLADNMADLHSADHFICIETAITQSPVKIPAKHSHQLIQVIR
- the gap gene encoding type I glyceraldehyde-3-phosphate dehydrogenase, giving the protein MTIKVGINGFGRIGRFVFRASVERNDIEVVGINDLIDVEYMAYMLKYDSTHGRFNGTVEVVDGNLVVNGNTVRVTAERNPEELKWDAISVDVVAEATGIFLTDETARKHITAGAKKVVLTGPSKDATPMFVMGVNQASYAGQDIVSNASCTTNCLAPIAKVLNDKWGIESGLMTTVHATTATQKTVDGPSAKDWRGGRGASQNIIPSSTGAAKAVGVVLPELNGKLTGMAFRVPTANVSVVDLTVNLKEAASYEEICAAMKAASEGEMAGVLGYTEDQVVSQDFIGETQTSVFDAKAGVALTDKFVKVVSWYDNEIGYSNKVLDLIAHISK
- the malQ gene encoding 4-alpha-glucanotransferase; the encoded protein is MSDQIIEQLVKLRGIETSYVDAWGNAAEVVPESKLKLLKALGYPVDNAEQLAQRYEEDVLNYWQQVMPVVKVVRVAPQYPLEIRVPIELANKSFNWKLQTEQGEEFKGQIVPVDGELIEAHAINEAEYQAYQVPLELELPIGYHSLSISLKGGRKVLAETRYIVAPQAAYIQPSIANGKKVWGPSVQLYCLRSETNWGIGDFSDLQVLVKNIAEKGGDFVGLNPIHSLYPANPEAASPYSPSSRRWLNVVYIDVKAIAEFEASEAAELVASSAFQNRLEQLRSSEWVDYTGVTEAKLEALRLVFKQFQTVQKGRTKRANAFRSFVKEGGESLAAQATYDALQAHLYDAIGNAWGWPAWPDEYKEYHLPAVAEWVKANQEAVDFYLWLQWMADEQLAAVDAVAKDSGMAMGLYRDLAVGVSEGSVEIWANGDLYSLDASVGAPPDILGPLGQKWGLPPMDPAVLEEQQYQPMIDLFRSNMRSCGSLRIDHAMALLRLWLVPNEDSADKGAYLYYPIQDLLGILVLESHRNKCLIIGEDLGTVPDGIFEILQENGVHSYRIFFFEQAEDGGFISPAHYPVQAMSAVTTHDMPTLRGFWHCDDLALGRELGIYPDEDVLQSLYKDRHENKQKLLDTLHGHQSIPDYISHDVNWVGMDRGLNFGIQVHMAKGSCSLLSVQLEDWMEMDKPVNVPGTSAEYPNWRRKLTWNLSDLFASNDVQQLMQSLTDARNKAS
- the glgB gene encoding 1,4-alpha-glucan branching protein GlgB yields the protein MKRSLSSHVSQLVQQLSSVRLGEPFNALGLLDDKNGKGMLLRVWQPDAKAITVMSLAGEVIGTMEQLSTQGLFELKLDNRQRFTYQLEVDYGDTKTTVIDPYQFTEQAYDGLATMTHAPQNLYEVLGAQVKSYEFEGQTVKGVRFAVYAPSASSVSLIGDFNHWDGRCLPMQRSLDGHWVLFVPGLSAGIKYKYELKDRHGHSLPHKTDPVGFSSEQYPSFASVVWDHDQYQWGDQAWIESQKTDKRYQPMSIYEVHLGSWKRKIEDTGNNYLSYRELAVELVNYIKEMGYTHIEVLPISEFPFDGSWGYQPIGLFAPTSRFGNPDDFKFLVDQCHQNGIGVIVDWVPAHFPSDSHGLAQFDGTHLYEYEDPRRGWHNDWNSYIYDFGRDTVRQFLVASALIWLDKFHVDGLRVDAVASMLYWDYSREEGEWVPNIDGGNHNYEAISLLKWFNEEVYRQYPHAMTIAEESTAFAGVSRPTFTGGLGFGFKWNMGWMHDSLTYMQKDPAFRKYHHNEITFAMVYNYDENFVLPISHDEVVHGKGSLLGKMPGDEWQQAANLRAYTAFMFAHPGKKLNFMGNEIAQASEWNHDTSLEWNVLDYPKHKGQQELVKQLNKVYRSHAAMYEGDYDTNGFTWVDHDDWENSIVVFQRNAISNNEKVIVISNFTPVPRDAYRLAVPEEGRYKIILNTDSEMYWGGNYDAGIEFQSEAISAKGYENSIILNLPPLSTLYLIKVD